From Neobacillus sp. PS2-9, the proteins below share one genomic window:
- a CDS encoding 4Fe-4S binding protein gives MKSKAWYKKQLKRKPITITRYVVQSAFLLFLLYVGVQFYRFYMHFETLGETTFVERPSAVEGFLPISALVALKVWINSGEFDQIHPAGLVLFTFFVGAGIIFRKSFCSWFCPVGTVSEWTARLGKKIFKRNFEVPTWLAWLLSPIKYLLLLFFLSMVIQMSTYSAKAFLELDYNKVSDVKMLQFFLTIGGTGLTVIAVIFILSLFFKNFWCRFLCPYGALIGLGSIFRITKIRRNEETCTNCEMCTKVCPQRLKVHKVEAVNSLNCTACMSCVEACPVKDTLNMTVVNKKVNKWFIPVAFLVMFILVVGIAKLTGHWDTIISYEEWKQLIPDANYVGH, from the coding sequence ATGAAATCAAAAGCATGGTATAAAAAACAGTTGAAGCGAAAGCCCATTACCATCACAAGATATGTGGTTCAGTCTGCTTTTTTATTGTTTTTACTATATGTAGGTGTGCAGTTCTACCGCTTTTATATGCACTTTGAAACGCTTGGAGAAACTACCTTTGTCGAAAGGCCTTCTGCAGTTGAAGGCTTTCTGCCAATCAGTGCACTAGTTGCATTAAAGGTTTGGATTAATAGTGGGGAATTCGATCAGATTCACCCGGCAGGTCTAGTCCTATTTACCTTTTTTGTAGGAGCAGGAATCATCTTCCGTAAATCCTTTTGCAGCTGGTTCTGTCCTGTTGGTACAGTTAGTGAGTGGACGGCAAGACTAGGAAAAAAGATTTTTAAAAGGAATTTTGAGGTTCCCACGTGGCTGGCATGGCTTTTATCACCGATCAAATATTTATTGCTCTTGTTCTTCTTGAGTATGGTCATACAAATGTCCACCTATAGTGCAAAAGCGTTCCTAGAGTTGGATTATAATAAAGTTTCTGATGTAAAGATGTTGCAATTCTTTTTAACTATTGGCGGAACAGGTTTAACCGTTATTGCAGTGATTTTTATTCTGTCGTTATTCTTTAAAAACTTCTGGTGTCGTTTCCTTTGCCCGTATGGAGCATTAATTGGTCTTGGTTCCATATTTAGAATTACAAAGATTCGTAGAAATGAAGAGACCTGCACGAATTGTGAAATGTGTACTAAGGTATGCCCGCAGAGGTTAAAGGTCCACAAGGTGGAAGCAGTTAATTCACTTAACTGCACGGCGTGTATGTCCTGCGTGGAAGCTTGTCCTGTTAAGGATACGTTGAATATGACGGTTGTAAATAAAAAGGTCAACAAATGGTTTATTCCTGTCGCTTTCCTAGTGATGTTCATTTTAGTCGTAGGTATTGCAAAACTTACCGGTCACTGGGATACCATTATTTCTTATGAAGAGTGGAAGCAACTGATTCCAGATGCTAATTATGTAGGCCATTAA
- the brnQ gene encoding branched-chain amino acid transport system II carrier protein — translation MKKKDTLFVGLMLFSMFFGAGNLIFPPFLGMGSGTSFWPAIIGFIITAVGLPLLVLMAIALVKDGVNTLGSRVHPWFGPIFTVVVYLSIGPFFGVPRNANVAFEMGFKPFLGHVSASQSLLLVGFTAVFFLLVYLLSLNPSKVVDYMGRFITPTLLLSIVVLCVTGFLKLDQPLQAPVENYQSASLFKGFIDGYSTMDALAALAFGIVVLTTLKQKGVTEKKDLTTYTIKAGLVAGTALALVYVAIGLLGAKMAGYGTFDNGTAILSSASTLLLGNSGKVLLGVIFTLACFTTCVGLTIACGQYFSKVAPKLSYRLVVTLVTVASFLIANLGLNQIITISVPFLVMAYPLTIVLVTLAFFHRFFGGSQKVYALSMLLTGLVSLYDGLKMFGVKMSYLETFMSSLPFASVGLSWVVPALVGVLAGLVWEKIHPTSSPSESRDLRKVA, via the coding sequence ATGAAGAAGAAGGATACGTTATTTGTTGGATTAATGCTATTTTCAATGTTTTTTGGAGCGGGGAATTTAATTTTCCCACCCTTTTTAGGAATGGGGTCAGGAACTTCTTTTTGGCCGGCCATCATTGGATTTATTATTACCGCTGTGGGCCTTCCACTGTTAGTTCTAATGGCTATTGCACTTGTGAAAGACGGTGTAAACACACTCGGCAGCCGGGTTCATCCGTGGTTTGGTCCTATTTTTACCGTTGTCGTTTATTTATCAATCGGACCATTCTTCGGTGTACCTAGAAATGCGAATGTTGCATTTGAAATGGGATTCAAACCCTTTCTCGGTCATGTATCTGCTAGTCAATCCCTGCTATTAGTAGGATTTACAGCTGTTTTCTTCTTGCTTGTTTACTTACTAAGCTTAAATCCATCTAAAGTCGTTGATTACATGGGCCGATTTATTACACCAACCTTGTTATTATCCATTGTTGTCCTGTGTGTCACCGGTTTCCTAAAGTTAGATCAACCATTGCAAGCACCGGTAGAAAATTATCAATCTGCGTCCCTTTTCAAAGGCTTTATCGATGGCTACTCAACAATGGATGCCTTAGCCGCCCTTGCCTTTGGAATTGTTGTATTAACCACGCTTAAACAAAAAGGAGTTACTGAAAAAAAAGACTTAACCACATATACAATCAAGGCTGGTTTGGTTGCCGGTACAGCTCTTGCTCTTGTTTATGTCGCCATTGGTTTATTGGGTGCAAAAATGGCTGGCTACGGTACATTTGATAATGGAACGGCTATTCTTTCTTCCGCATCCACCCTTTTGTTAGGCAATAGTGGAAAAGTCCTCCTTGGAGTCATTTTTACACTTGCTTGTTTTACGACCTGCGTCGGCTTAACTATTGCATGTGGTCAGTATTTTTCAAAGGTGGCACCGAAGCTAAGTTATCGATTAGTGGTTACCTTAGTTACAGTAGCAAGCTTTTTAATTGCCAATCTTGGATTAAACCAAATCATTACGATTTCAGTTCCATTTTTGGTTATGGCTTATCCGTTAACCATTGTTCTCGTTACACTTGCCTTTTTCCATCGCTTCTTCGGTGGTTCACAAAAGGTGTATGCCCTGTCCATGCTTTTAACTGGATTGGTTAGTTTGTATGATGGTTTAAAAATGTTTGGAGTAAAGATGAGTTACTTAGAAACATTTATGAGCAGTTTACCATTTGCTTCTGTGGGCTTAAGCTGGGTGGTTCCTGCGCTCGTCGGCGTCTTAGCTGGATTGGTTTGGGAAAAAATTCATCCCACTTCATCACCCAGCGAATCACGTGATTTAAGAAAAGTTGCATAA
- a CDS encoding DUF2975 domain-containing protein, translating to MNVKRGSTTFLKVIIFLVGIAVLAVCIYFLPEAARRDAIERPGDYSLYPLLVCAYGICITFSVALYQIFKLLTYIEKNNAFSELSLQSLKIIKKCTFTVISFIFLAIVYLRVRVQFTGDDAAGPISLGLMGILATSIIAAIVDVLQKPIKKVLDSQPKNN from the coding sequence ATGAATGTTAAGCGAGGTTCTACTACTTTCTTAAAGGTCATTATTTTTCTGGTTGGAATTGCAGTGCTTGCCGTGTGTATATATTTTTTGCCTGAAGCAGCCAGAAGAGATGCGATAGAGCGCCCAGGTGATTATTCGCTATATCCACTTTTGGTATGTGCATATGGAATATGTATTACGTTTTCTGTGGCTTTGTATCAAATATTTAAACTCTTAACCTATATTGAGAAGAATAATGCTTTCTCTGAGTTATCTCTTCAATCTTTAAAGATAATTAAAAAATGCACTTTTACTGTCATTTCCTTCATTTTTTTAGCAATAGTTTATTTAAGGGTGCGTGTTCAATTCACAGGTGATGATGCAGCAGGTCCCATATCTCTAGGTCTAATGGGGATTTTGGCAACAAGTATCATCGCAGCCATTGTGGACGTACTTCAAAAGCCTATAAAGAAAGTCTTGGATTCACAGCCAAAAAACAATTAA
- a CDS encoding DUF2975 domain-containing protein, whose amino-acid sequence MKIATTLFLKLAVIILGIPILALCIFLVPELANAVADFLGVHSIKYIIFILLYGGALPFYFALYQAFKLLSYIDKNIAFSELSVQALMRIKYCAISICSLHVLGLPLYYLVADKDDAPGLIFVGMVIPFASFVIAVFAAVLQRLLQEAINIKSENDLTV is encoded by the coding sequence ATGAAGATAGCAACCACATTGTTCTTGAAGCTAGCTGTTATTATCCTTGGAATTCCTATTCTCGCTTTGTGCATATTTCTGGTTCCTGAACTGGCAAATGCGGTAGCCGATTTCTTAGGGGTTCATTCCATAAAATATATCATTTTCATCCTTTTATATGGAGGGGCACTACCTTTTTACTTCGCCCTTTATCAAGCTTTTAAACTGTTAAGTTATATAGACAAGAACATTGCTTTCTCTGAATTGTCTGTTCAAGCTTTAATGAGAATCAAATACTGCGCCATTTCCATCTGTAGTTTGCATGTCTTAGGTTTGCCGCTTTATTATCTCGTGGCAGATAAAGACGATGCCCCAGGTCTCATATTTGTTGGAATGGTCATTCCTTTTGCTTCGTTTGTTATCGCAGTTTTTGCTGCTGTTCTCCAAAGGCTTTTGCAGGAAGCGATTAACATAAAATCAGAAAATGATTTGACGGTCTGA
- a CDS encoding helix-turn-helix transcriptional regulator — protein MAIIINIDVMLAKRKMSVTELSEKVGITMANLSILKNGKAKAVRFSTLEAICKALDCQPGDILEYKSDKDTQ, from the coding sequence ATGGCAATTATTATTAATATTGATGTGATGTTAGCAAAAAGAAAAATGAGCGTAACAGAACTTTCGGAGAAGGTTGGAATAACTATGGCGAATCTTTCCATTCTGAAAAATGGGAAAGCAAAAGCGGTTCGTTTTTCAACATTAGAAGCGATATGTAAGGCTTTGGATTGTCAGCCAGGTGATATTTTGGAGTACAAAAGCGATAAAGACACTCAATAA
- a CDS encoding Gfo/Idh/MocA family protein, which yields MNFATVGTGWITDSFIQAAKLSGEFLLVGVHSRTEEKAKQMADKHQAAHFYTNLEEMAKSEEIQAVYIASPNSLHFEQALTFLKNKKHVICEKPIFSNSAELEMAYKTAEENGVYLVEAIRNIHTPNFHILKEKLAMAGPLRSAMLPYISYSSRYDLLLQGEEPNIFSAVYSGGALVDLGVYPLYLAVCLFGEPKKVTYHAVLLRTGVDGSGTLVLEYEGFVCTILCSKISHSELPCEIHGEKGSFLLEDAAPISEIKFIDSHSKDSQILSVEQEEQNMIYECLSFANIIETKNNEEYSRLKNWSQIVLRITEEARKQNNIIFSIEK from the coding sequence ATTAACTTTGCTACAGTTGGTACAGGATGGATCACGGACTCTTTTATCCAAGCAGCAAAACTCAGTGGGGAGTTCCTGTTAGTAGGGGTTCATTCACGAACAGAAGAGAAAGCGAAGCAGATGGCCGACAAGCATCAGGCTGCTCATTTTTATACAAATCTAGAGGAGATGGCCAAAAGTGAAGAAATTCAAGCAGTATATATTGCCTCTCCTAATTCTCTTCACTTCGAACAAGCACTAACTTTCTTAAAAAATAAGAAGCATGTTATCTGTGAAAAACCTATTTTTTCAAATTCGGCTGAATTGGAAATGGCGTACAAGACGGCAGAGGAAAATGGCGTTTATTTAGTAGAAGCTATCCGTAATATCCATACACCTAATTTCCATATCCTTAAGGAAAAATTGGCAATGGCGGGGCCACTGCGAAGTGCGATGTTACCATATATCAGTTATTCATCTCGTTATGATTTACTCTTACAAGGAGAAGAACCGAATATTTTCTCAGCTGTCTATTCTGGAGGAGCACTTGTTGATTTAGGTGTGTACCCACTTTATTTAGCAGTCTGTTTATTTGGTGAGCCTAAGAAGGTAACCTATCATGCCGTGCTACTCAGAACGGGAGTAGATGGCAGCGGGACACTTGTATTAGAGTATGAAGGTTTTGTATGCACCATCCTTTGCTCTAAAATATCCCATTCAGAGCTTCCATGTGAAATTCATGGCGAAAAGGGAAGCTTCTTACTCGAAGATGCGGCACCGATTTCAGAAATAAAATTTATTGACAGCCATTCGAAAGACAGTCAAATTTTGAGTGTAGAACAAGAAGAGCAAAACATGATCTATGAATGTTTAAGTTTTGCCAATATCATTGAAACGAAGAATAATGAAGAATATAGTCGTTTGAAAAATTGGAGTCAAATCGTCCTTCGTATCACTGAGGAAGCACGTAAACAGAATAATATTATTTTTTCTATAGAAAAGTAA
- a CDS encoding glutamine--tRNA ligase/YqeY domain fusion protein has translation MDNHTSNFIKDIMIKDLESGKHNKIVTRFPPEPNGYLHIGHAKSIFINFSLADEFNGLTNLRFDDTNPLKEDIEYVNSIKEDVKWLGFEWDNILFASNYFEEMYNRAVLLIKKGLAYVDDLSADEIREYRGTLTEPGKDSPYRTRSIEENLELFEKMRAGEYDNGQKVLRAKIDMSSPNINLRDPVIYRIAHATHHNTGDKWCIYPMYAFAHPLEDAIEGVTHSICTIEFEDQRPLYNWVVEQCEMESTPQQIEFGRLNVTNTVMSKRKLKQLVEEGFVDGWDDPRMPTISGMRRKGFTPESIRAFVRETGVHKGSGAVDSQMLEHFVREDLKLKVPRTMGVINPLKVVITNYPEGQIELLDAEINPENPEMGMRKIPFSREIYIEKDDFMEEPPKKYFRLFPGNEVRLKNAYFITCQEVIKDENGEVVELRCTYDPETKSGTGFTGRKVKGTIHWVESTHAVPAEFRLYEPLILDADKDDSDEGKTFLDHVNPNSLEVLQGFVEPNMKESRPQEKFQFFRHGYFNVDPKHTTVDKLVFNRIVSLKSSFKI, from the coding sequence GTGGACAATCACACATCAAATTTTATTAAGGATATTATGATAAAAGATTTAGAATCCGGAAAGCACAATAAAATCGTCACTCGTTTCCCGCCAGAACCGAACGGTTATTTACATATTGGCCATGCTAAGTCCATATTTATTAACTTTAGCTTGGCAGATGAGTTTAACGGGTTGACTAATTTACGCTTTGACGATACCAATCCGTTAAAAGAGGATATCGAATATGTAAACTCGATTAAGGAAGATGTGAAATGGCTTGGATTCGAATGGGATAACATATTATTTGCATCCAATTATTTCGAAGAGATGTATAATCGTGCCGTTCTTTTAATTAAAAAAGGACTAGCCTATGTGGATGACTTGTCTGCAGATGAAATTCGTGAATACCGTGGAACATTAACAGAGCCAGGGAAAGACAGTCCTTACCGTACTCGTTCTATTGAAGAAAACCTGGAGTTATTTGAAAAGATGCGTGCAGGTGAATATGATAATGGTCAAAAGGTTCTTCGTGCGAAAATTGATATGTCTTCACCAAATATCAATTTACGTGACCCGGTCATCTACCGTATTGCGCATGCGACCCATCATAACACAGGTGATAAGTGGTGTATTTACCCTATGTACGCATTTGCTCACCCACTTGAAGATGCGATTGAAGGGGTTACTCACTCCATTTGTACGATTGAATTTGAGGATCAACGTCCTCTTTATAACTGGGTGGTTGAACAATGCGAAATGGAAAGCACACCACAGCAAATTGAGTTTGGCCGTTTGAATGTAACGAATACAGTTATGAGTAAACGTAAACTGAAGCAATTGGTCGAGGAAGGGTTTGTGGATGGCTGGGATGACCCACGTATGCCGACTATTTCTGGGATGAGACGCAAAGGTTTCACACCTGAATCGATTCGTGCGTTTGTTCGTGAAACTGGCGTTCATAAGGGTTCTGGTGCGGTTGATTCGCAAATGCTCGAGCATTTTGTTCGTGAGGATTTAAAATTAAAGGTACCACGTACGATGGGTGTGATTAATCCGTTGAAGGTGGTTATCACCAATTATCCAGAAGGTCAAATTGAATTGCTGGATGCGGAAATTAACCCTGAGAATCCTGAAATGGGTATGCGGAAAATCCCATTCTCTCGTGAAATTTATATTGAAAAAGACGATTTTATGGAGGAGCCTCCAAAGAAATACTTCCGTCTGTTCCCTGGCAATGAGGTCCGTCTCAAAAATGCATATTTTATTACCTGTCAGGAAGTCATTAAGGATGAGAATGGTGAAGTAGTCGAGCTTCGATGCACGTACGATCCTGAAACAAAGAGTGGAACAGGATTTACTGGAAGGAAGGTAAAAGGAACGATTCATTGGGTAGAATCTACTCATGCTGTTCCTGCTGAATTCCGCCTGTATGAGCCACTCATTTTAGATGCAGATAAGGATGACAGTGATGAAGGAAAAACTTTCCTTGATCATGTCAATCCAAATTCGCTTGAGGTGTTACAAGGCTTCGTTGAGCCAAACATGAAGGAAAGCCGACCACAGGAAAAGTTCCAATTCTTTAGACATGGTTACTTTAACGTGGATCCGAAACATACCACAGTAGATAAGCTTGTGTTTAACCGAATTGTTTCGTTGAAGAGTTCATTTAAAATATAA
- a CDS encoding PAS domain-containing protein: MEKEIDQPADKLADLELELKRSMQELVDIKFALDESSIVAITDSRGTITYVNDKFCHISKYSREELMGNDHRILNSGYHSKGFFREMWRTIGNGNVWKGEIYNKAKNGEYYWVDTTIVPFLNEQGKPYQYLAIRYEVTARKRVEQELQKMMTTIIDVQEEERKRFSRNLHDGIGQNLYSHLITINRLMAELDHPLLQQMQKEATQLIEEIREISWELRPSVLDDLGLVPAIRSFLSRFSDHYNIDVYFDCVLNRRLNINIELTIYRIIQEALTNIRKYAEVSEAIVTIREMDDHIRVMIEDQGVGFDRNNQSSGVGHFSMDERARSVNGELTIISAPGKGTKIILEAPILISK, translated from the coding sequence ATGGAAAAAGAAATAGACCAGCCTGCAGACAAGCTAGCAGACCTTGAGTTAGAATTAAAACGATCCATGCAGGAATTGGTAGATATAAAGTTTGCTCTTGATGAATCCTCAATCGTTGCCATCACGGATTCACGTGGGACTATTACATATGTAAACGATAAATTCTGCCATATCTCTAAATACTCTAGAGAAGAGTTAATGGGCAATGATCATCGAATCCTAAATTCTGGGTATCATTCTAAGGGATTTTTCAGAGAGATGTGGAGGACCATCGGAAACGGAAACGTTTGGAAGGGTGAAATCTATAATAAGGCGAAAAATGGCGAGTATTATTGGGTAGATACGACCATCGTTCCTTTTTTAAACGAGCAGGGGAAGCCTTATCAATATTTAGCTATTCGCTATGAAGTAACGGCAAGGAAAAGGGTAGAACAGGAACTTCAAAAAATGATGACAACGATTATTGATGTGCAGGAGGAGGAGAGAAAGCGGTTCTCCAGAAACTTGCACGATGGCATCGGACAAAACCTTTACAGTCATCTAATTACGATTAATCGTTTAATGGCTGAACTCGACCATCCATTGCTTCAGCAAATGCAAAAAGAAGCGACTCAATTAATTGAAGAGATTCGCGAAATCTCGTGGGAGCTTCGGCCATCAGTCCTTGATGACCTTGGATTAGTGCCAGCGATTCGTTCTTTCCTTTCCCGTTTTTCTGATCATTACAATATCGATGTGTATTTTGATTGTGTCTTAAATCGTCGCCTCAATATTAATATTGAGCTGACGATTTATCGAATCATTCAGGAGGCATTAACAAATATCAGAAAGTATGCTGAGGTTTCAGAGGCAATAGTGACAATTAGAGAAATGGATGACCATATCAGGGTGATGATTGAAGATCAAGGTGTAGGCTTTGATAGGAATAACCAGTCCTCTGGTGTGGGACATTTTAGTATGGATGAGCGCGCCCGGTCGGTAAACGGTGAGCTAACCATTATCTCAGCTCCTGGTAAGGGAACGAAGATTATTTTAGAAGCTCCAATTTTAATAAGCAAATAG
- a CDS encoding GAF domain-containing protein yields MNEIKEIPAVIEVCNQLLTAVNCDFVALALQNEVGPDVRWHYASGNLNEKYKRITVRFGKGIAGKIISSGSPMMMTDFPNGILGKVTDHPIMLAEKLVSAYAVPLFFNSVPKGVLLIGNRESTVFTEAEQQEVYDSAITLEQILKDQILL; encoded by the coding sequence ATGAATGAGATAAAAGAAATTCCCGCGGTGATTGAGGTATGTAATCAGCTATTGACTGCGGTTAATTGCGATTTTGTTGCCCTGGCCTTACAAAATGAGGTGGGGCCTGATGTAAGGTGGCATTATGCATCAGGCAATCTAAATGAGAAATACAAAAGAATAACCGTTCGTTTTGGAAAGGGTATCGCTGGAAAAATTATCTCAAGTGGCAGTCCAATGATGATGACTGATTTTCCAAACGGCATACTTGGAAAAGTGACCGACCATCCCATTATGCTTGCTGAAAAACTTGTATCCGCCTACGCAGTCCCTTTATTTTTTAATTCTGTTCCAAAAGGGGTATTGCTCATCGGAAATAGAGAATCAACCGTTTTTACTGAAGCTGAGCAGCAAGAGGTATATGATTCCGCAATAACCTTGGAACAGATATTAAAGGACCAGATCCTATTATAG
- a CDS encoding response regulator transcription factor: MIRILLVDDHAVVRMGLKMLLNTNPEMEVIGEASEGNEGIKKALKLNPDVVVMDLSMPHGKDGLSATTELKKQKPEINILILTMHDDEEYLFRAIQGGASGCILKSAPHDELMSAIESVAKGDAYLHPSATKRLMEEYLSSMKQDGNDTYNLLSEREKEVLTLTAKGYANKEIAEQLVISVKTVETHKGKLMEKLQMKTRPELVEYAVRKGLLGYGI, translated from the coding sequence GTGATAAGAATCCTGCTGGTTGATGACCATGCTGTAGTTCGAATGGGCTTAAAAATGTTACTAAACACAAATCCAGAAATGGAAGTGATTGGTGAAGCATCGGAAGGCAATGAAGGGATCAAAAAAGCCCTGAAGCTTAATCCAGATGTTGTTGTCATGGATTTGAGTATGCCTCATGGAAAAGATGGGCTCTCAGCAACGACAGAATTAAAAAAGCAAAAGCCTGAGATCAATATTTTAATCTTAACGATGCACGATGATGAAGAGTACCTATTTCGTGCCATACAAGGGGGAGCATCGGGCTGTATTCTAAAAAGCGCCCCACATGATGAGCTCATGTCGGCCATCGAATCTGTTGCAAAAGGGGATGCGTACCTTCATCCGTCCGCAACAAAGCGTTTAATGGAAGAATATCTAAGCAGTATGAAACAAGATGGTAATGACACGTATAATCTTTTATCTGAGCGTGAGAAAGAAGTCTTAACCTTGACAGCAAAAGGGTACGCCAATAAAGAAATTGCGGAACAACTTGTCATCAGCGTGAAAACAGTGGAGACCCATAAAGGAAAATTAATGGAAAAACTTCAGATGAAAACGAGACCTGAACTGGTGGAATATGCAGTTAGAAAAGGGTTGTTAGGCTATGGCATATAA